The Martelella sp. AD-3 genome includes a region encoding these proteins:
- a CDS encoding HlyD family secretion protein, which produces MSNDHEDSHAAAEQAPAKKSGGARRVIFAVIGVAVIAGAGWFGYQWWTEGRFIVSTDDAYIEGDIATISPKVSGYVESVEVSNNEKVKKGDLLVKIDDGDYQNALAQAEAQLNAQNVALKATEAQIGGAKAQLNQAKANRDALDPQIENAKSAFERANTLKEKGAATVAAFDDAKAQVDQLKAQVEAANAAIEVAKSNINTAEAQLAQQQAALKERRLAVDMAKRNLAFTEIHAPFDGVFGNRNVQVGDLVSSGARLGALVPTEDLYIVANFKETDLDRLGIGEEVHVSVDAFKDDDFTGKVVSFSPASGAVFALLPPQNATGNFTKVVQRIPVHISIPQEMLDRGYLKAGLSVTAEADSRTAPDGTLGKVVAGNR; this is translated from the coding sequence ATGAGCAATGATCACGAGGACAGTCACGCCGCTGCGGAACAGGCTCCGGCAAAGAAGTCGGGCGGCGCGCGCAGGGTCATCTTTGCCGTGATCGGCGTTGCCGTCATCGCCGGCGCCGGCTGGTTCGGTTATCAATGGTGGACGGAGGGCCGCTTCATCGTTTCCACCGATGACGCCTATATCGAAGGCGACATCGCGACGATCTCGCCTAAGGTCTCCGGCTACGTCGAAAGCGTGGAAGTCTCGAACAATGAAAAAGTCAAGAAGGGCGATCTTCTGGTCAAGATCGACGATGGCGACTATCAGAACGCGCTCGCCCAGGCCGAGGCGCAGCTCAACGCCCAGAATGTGGCGCTGAAGGCGACCGAGGCGCAGATCGGCGGCGCCAAGGCCCAGCTCAATCAGGCAAAGGCCAATCGCGACGCGCTCGATCCGCAGATCGAGAATGCGAAGAGCGCCTTCGAGCGCGCCAACACGCTGAAGGAAAAGGGCGCGGCAACCGTTGCCGCCTTCGACGATGCCAAGGCGCAGGTCGACCAGCTGAAGGCGCAGGTCGAGGCCGCCAATGCCGCAATCGAGGTGGCGAAGTCGAACATCAATACCGCCGAGGCCCAGCTTGCCCAGCAGCAGGCGGCGTTGAAGGAACGCCGGCTCGCCGTTGACATGGCCAAGCGCAATCTCGCCTTCACCGAAATTCACGCGCCTTTTGACGGCGTCTTCGGCAACCGCAACGTCCAGGTCGGCGACCTCGTTTCCTCCGGCGCCCGCCTCGGCGCGCTGGTTCCGACAGAGGACCTCTATATCGTCGCCAATTTCAAGGAGACGGACCTTGATCGCCTGGGCATCGGAGAAGAGGTTCATGTCAGCGTCGACGCCTTCAAGGATGATGACTTCACCGGCAAGGTCGTTTCCTTCTCGCCGGCCTCGGGCGCGGTCTTCGCGCTCCTGCCGCCGCAAAACGCGACCGGCAATTTCACCAAAGTCGTCCAGCGCATTCCGGTTCATATTTCCATTCCGCAGGAGATGCTCGACCGGGGCTATCTGAAGGCCGGTCTTTCGGTCACGGCCGAAGCCGACAGCCGCACCGCGCCCGACGGCACGCTCGGCAAGGTCGTCGCCGGCAACCGCTAA
- the gltX gene encoding glutamate--tRNA ligase yields MSTTGPRLRIAPSPTGEPHVGTAYTALFNYLYAKKMGGTFILRIEDTDASRSTPEYEKNVLDALKWCGLEWDEGPDVGGEYGPYRQSDRKDIYRPFVDRLVEEGHAFHCFCTPERLERMRAGQRAEGRAPKYDGLCMHLKAEEVKARIEAGEPNVVRMKIPEEGACKFTDGVYGDVEIPWDAVDMQVLLKADGMPTYHMANVVDDHLMKITHVARGEEWLASVPKHILLYTYLGLEPPQFFHLPLMRNPDKSKLSKRKNPTSISYYSALGYLPEALMNFLGLFFIQIAEGEELMSMDELIEKFDQDNLNKSGAVFDTQKLEWLNGRFLRETLSEEEFILRVAAWASENARLKDGLKLSQSRITKLGELPALMGFLLQSDMVPAAEAFAKIKKTNPEEILEILKAVQPVLEKLTEWNATTVEEALRQLADDMDKKLRIVVAPLFVAMSGSSRSLPLFDSMAILGRAVVRQRLKNAEAVVAGMVAEEAKK; encoded by the coding sequence ATGAGCACAACCGGCCCCCGCCTGCGCATTGCGCCTTCTCCCACCGGCGAGCCGCATGTCGGCACAGCCTATACGGCGCTTTTCAACTATCTCTACGCCAAGAAGATGGGCGGCACCTTCATTCTCCGCATCGAGGACACGGACGCTTCGCGATCGACCCCCGAATATGAGAAGAACGTGCTCGATGCGTTGAAATGGTGCGGGCTCGAATGGGATGAGGGCCCCGATGTCGGCGGCGAGTATGGTCCCTACCGCCAGTCCGACCGCAAGGACATCTACAGGCCATTCGTCGACAGGCTGGTGGAAGAAGGCCACGCCTTCCATTGCTTCTGCACGCCCGAGCGTCTGGAGCGCATGCGCGCCGGACAGCGCGCCGAAGGCCGCGCCCCGAAATATGACGGGCTCTGCATGCATCTGAAGGCCGAAGAGGTGAAAGCCCGCATCGAGGCGGGCGAGCCCAATGTCGTGCGCATGAAGATTCCGGAAGAGGGCGCGTGCAAATTTACCGACGGCGTCTATGGCGATGTCGAGATCCCGTGGGATGCGGTCGACATGCAGGTTCTCTTGAAGGCCGACGGCATGCCGACCTATCACATGGCCAATGTCGTCGACGACCACCTGATGAAGATCACCCATGTGGCGCGCGGCGAGGAGTGGCTGGCCTCGGTGCCGAAGCACATCCTTCTTTACACCTATCTGGGGCTCGAGCCGCCGCAGTTCTTCCATCTGCCGCTGATGCGCAATCCCGACAAGTCGAAACTGTCGAAGCGCAAGAACCCGACCTCGATCTCCTATTACTCGGCGCTCGGCTATCTGCCGGAAGCGCTGATGAACTTCCTCGGCCTGTTCTTCATCCAGATCGCCGAGGGCGAGGAACTGATGTCGATGGATGAGCTGATCGAGAAGTTCGATCAGGACAACCTCAACAAGTCGGGCGCCGTCTTCGACACGCAGAAGCTCGAATGGCTGAACGGCCGTTTCCTGCGCGAGACGCTTTCGGAGGAGGAGTTCATTCTCCGCGTCGCCGCCTGGGCCTCTGAGAATGCTCGGCTGAAGGACGGGCTGAAACTCTCCCAGAGCCGGATCACCAAACTTGGCGAACTCCCGGCGCTGATGGGCTTCCTGCTGCAGTCGGACATGGTGCCGGCGGCGGAAGCGTTTGCGAAGATCAAGAAAACCAATCCGGAAGAAATTCTTGAGATCCTAAAGGCCGTCCAGCCCGTACTGGAAAAGTTGACCGAATGGAACGCGACGACCGTGGAAGAGGCGCTGCGCCAGCTTGCCGATGACATGGACAAGAAGCTGCGCATTGTTGTCGCGCCGCTGTTTGTCGCCATGTCCGGTTCCTCGCGTTCGCTGCCGCTGTTCGACAGTATGGCGATCCTCGGCCGCGCCGTGGTGCGCCAGCGCCTGAAGAATGCCGAGGCCGTCGTTGCAGGCATGGTCGCAGAAGAGGCAAAGAAGTAA
- a CDS encoding TerC family protein, producing MEVVLGIDNLVFISILTNKLPANRRQAARRIGLGLALVFRLLLLATVAFIVQLTEPVFSAFGHDFSWKDIILIAGGLFLVWKATKEIHHSVDPEDGPGDIVGGAVKAGFSAAIFQILLLDLVFSIDSIITAVGMTDHLPIMVIAVVVAVTLMLVASGPLARFIEANPTIVMLALAFLLMIGMTLIADGLGFHVPKGYVYAAMAFSGLVEFLNMLARRKRRLDRAEGGEKPATEGASPGH from the coding sequence ATGGAAGTCGTGCTCGGCATCGACAACCTCGTCTTCATATCCATCCTCACCAACAAGCTGCCGGCAAACAGGCGGCAGGCCGCGCGGCGGATCGGTCTCGGTCTGGCGCTGGTGTTCCGGCTGTTGCTGCTGGCGACCGTCGCCTTCATCGTGCAACTGACGGAGCCGGTGTTTTCAGCCTTTGGCCATGATTTCTCCTGGAAGGATATCATCCTGATCGCCGGCGGCCTGTTTCTGGTCTGGAAGGCGACGAAGGAAATCCACCACAGCGTCGACCCCGAGGACGGGCCCGGCGACATTGTCGGCGGTGCGGTCAAGGCGGGCTTTTCGGCGGCGATTTTCCAGATTCTGCTGCTTGACCTCGTGTTCTCGATCGACAGCATCATTACCGCCGTCGGCATGACCGATCATCTGCCGATCATGGTCATTGCCGTCGTCGTCGCCGTCACGCTGATGCTGGTCGCCTCCGGCCCGCTTGCCCGCTTCATCGAGGCCAACCCCACCATCGTCATGCTGGCGCTTGCCTTCCTGCTGATGATCGGGATGACGTTGATCGCAGACGGGCTCGGCTTCCACGTGCCCAAGGGATATGTCTATGCCGCGATGGCGTTTTCGGGTCTTGTGGAGTTTCTCAACATGCTGGCGCGCCGCAAGCGCCGGCTGGACCGGGCCGAAGGCGGCGAAAAGCCCGCCACGGAAGGCGCATCGCCCGGCCATTGA
- a CDS encoding Hsp33 family molecular chaperone, translating to MQDLKQQLGELGFAGDDMVVPFQVDALDVRGRTVQLGPLLDAILSRHDYPEPVARLLAEVVVLTALIGTSLKFTGKFTVQTKSDGPVDLLVADFSTPDALRGYARFSEEALEAAVAAGKATPEDLLGRGVLAFTIDQGSFMQPYQGIVELDGSSLEMIAMGYFRQSEQIPTAVRLGVAKLLDRDEEGQPRERWRAGGLVAQFLPEEAGRMRQPDLHGGDGDDGTLSHAPDDAWTEAQALVETIDLDEMTDPEVGAERLLYRLFHERGVTVYPAQGVYDRCSCSRERILGVLKGFTAEEVDDSVEDGKITVTCEFCSTPYVYSPEEVREA from the coding sequence ATGCAGGATCTGAAACAGCAACTCGGCGAACTCGGTTTCGCCGGAGACGACATGGTTGTGCCCTTCCAGGTGGATGCGCTCGACGTGCGCGGCCGCACGGTCCAGCTCGGACCGCTGCTCGACGCGATCCTGTCGCGCCATGACTACCCGGAGCCCGTCGCGCGGCTTCTCGCCGAAGTCGTTGTGCTGACGGCGCTGATCGGCACGTCGCTGAAATTTACGGGCAAGTTCACCGTGCAGACCAAGAGCGACGGCCCCGTCGATCTGCTGGTCGCAGACTTCTCGACGCCGGACGCGCTGCGCGGCTATGCCCGCTTCAGCGAAGAAGCGCTGGAGGCAGCGGTTGCGGCCGGCAAGGCGACGCCGGAGGACCTGCTGGGCCGCGGCGTGCTTGCCTTTACCATCGACCAGGGCAGTTTCATGCAGCCCTATCAGGGTATTGTCGAGCTTGACGGCAGTTCGCTGGAAATGATCGCCATGGGTTATTTCCGCCAGTCGGAGCAGATCCCGACCGCCGTCAGGCTTGGCGTTGCCAAGCTGCTCGACCGCGACGAAGAAGGCCAGCCGCGCGAACGCTGGCGCGCGGGCGGCCTGGTGGCGCAGTTCCTCCCCGAGGAGGCGGGCCGCATGCGCCAGCCCGATCTTCACGGCGGCGACGGGGATGACGGCACGCTGTCTCATGCTCCCGATGACGCATGGACGGAGGCGCAGGCGCTGGTCGAGACGATCGATCTTGACGAGATGACCGATCCGGAAGTCGGCGCCGAACGCCTGCTCTATCGCTTGTTCCACGAGCGCGGCGTGACGGTCTATCCGGCTCAGGGCGTCTATGACCGCTGCAGCTGCTCGCGCGAGCGCATTCTCGGCGTTCTCAAGGGCTTCACGGCCGAGGAGGTCGACGACAGCGTCGAGGACGGCAAGATTACGGTCACCTGCGAGTTCTGCTCGACGCCCTACGTCTATTCGCCGGAAGAAGTCCGGGAAGCCTGA
- a CDS encoding SDR family oxidoreductase — MTKTAIVTGASRGIGAEIARRLAGGGINVIVNYANSKEAAETVVAGITEAGGRAIAVRADLAAINGMTTLFDAAENHFGKADILINNGGVLLLAPFKDFDDETFAREVDINFGGTFRGIRAAASRLADGGRIVNFSTSVVGTKLPSYGVYAATKAAVETMTHIAAKELAGRGITVNAVAPGPVATELFLDGKSEELIARLTGMIPAGRLGEPADIADVVAFLVSDESRYITGQVIRVNGGMV, encoded by the coding sequence ATGACCAAGACAGCAATCGTGACCGGCGCATCGCGCGGCATCGGCGCGGAGATCGCAAGACGCCTGGCCGGGGGAGGCATCAACGTCATCGTCAACTACGCAAACAGCAAGGAGGCGGCCGAGACCGTCGTCGCCGGGATCACCGAGGCCGGCGGCAGGGCCATTGCCGTGCGGGCTGATCTCGCCGCCATCAACGGCATGACGACATTGTTCGATGCCGCCGAAAACCATTTCGGCAAAGCCGACATTCTCATCAACAATGGCGGCGTGCTGCTTCTGGCCCCGTTCAAGGATTTCGACGACGAGACCTTTGCCCGCGAGGTCGATATCAATTTCGGCGGCACGTTCCGGGGCATCCGCGCGGCAGCAAGCCGGCTGGCGGACGGAGGGCGGATCGTCAATTTCTCCACCAGCGTCGTCGGCACCAAACTGCCGTCCTATGGCGTCTACGCCGCGACCAAGGCCGCCGTGGAGACCATGACCCATATTGCCGCCAAGGAGCTCGCGGGGCGCGGAATCACGGTCAACGCCGTTGCCCCCGGCCCGGTCGCGACGGAACTGTTCCTTGATGGCAAGAGCGAGGAACTGATCGCCCGCCTGACCGGCATGATCCCGGCTGGACGCCTCGGCGAGCCAGCCGATATCGCCGATGTTGTCGCCTTTCTCGTCTCCGACGAGAGCCGCTACATCACAGGCCAGGTGATCCGCGTCAATGGCGGCATGGTTTGA
- a CDS encoding DHA2 family efflux MFS transporter permease subunit, translating into MTEIAESTARSENAPAAPPQAPSEHVSARTWAAFVIMAFGMFMAILDIQIVASALTDIQAGISASADEIAWVQTSYLIAEVIMIPLSGILARIFSTRVVFSVSAAAFTACSALCATATSIDQMIIYRALQGFMSGGLVPAVFAVAFTAFPPSKRSTVIPVVGLVATMAPTIGPTIGGYLVDAFSWHWLFLINVVPGILVTIGAWLLIDFDRPDYSIMKHFDWFGLIAMALFLGSLEYFLEEGNIEGWFQADVIRYAFVIMVGAGIAFFYRSFTSRYPVVDLRAFGNFNFAVGSIFSFSLGIGLYGLVYLFPLYMARIRGYDALMIGETMFVTGAFMMATAPVAGILQNKLDPRVMMGIGLGLFALCTWQMTHITAEWDYWELFWPQAGRGVALMISMIPVSNIALGTLPPQDVKNASGLFNLTRNLGGAVGLAIINTLLSRRDDFHYDRLAASVDAASRTTQEWVGTLQGLYSSHGLDGEKAALLQLGRMVSQQAWLLAFIDVFVLLTVLFAFLTLCIFFVRKPKEGAGGGAGH; encoded by the coding sequence ATGACAGAGATTGCCGAAAGCACAGCCCGCAGCGAGAACGCGCCGGCGGCACCCCCGCAGGCGCCTTCGGAGCACGTCAGCGCACGCACATGGGCGGCCTTCGTCATCATGGCCTTCGGCATGTTCATGGCGATCCTCGACATCCAGATCGTCGCATCCGCGCTCACCGATATCCAGGCCGGCATCTCTGCGAGCGCCGATGAAATCGCCTGGGTGCAGACCTCCTATCTGATCGCCGAAGTGATCATGATCCCGCTGTCGGGCATTCTGGCGCGGATATTTTCCACCCGCGTGGTGTTTTCGGTTTCCGCCGCCGCCTTCACCGCCTGCAGCGCGCTTTGCGCCACGGCCACCTCTATCGACCAGATGATCATCTACCGGGCGCTGCAGGGCTTCATGTCGGGCGGCCTGGTGCCGGCCGTCTTTGCCGTTGCCTTCACCGCCTTTCCGCCGTCCAAACGCTCGACCGTCATTCCCGTTGTCGGCCTCGTGGCAACGATGGCGCCGACCATCGGGCCCACGATCGGCGGTTATCTCGTCGATGCCTTTTCCTGGCACTGGCTGTTCCTGATCAATGTCGTGCCCGGCATACTGGTGACGATCGGGGCCTGGCTGCTGATCGACTTCGACAGGCCCGACTATTCGATCATGAAGCACTTCGACTGGTTCGGGCTCATCGCCATGGCTCTCTTTCTCGGCTCGCTCGAGTATTTTCTCGAGGAAGGCAATATCGAAGGCTGGTTCCAGGCCGATGTCATCCGCTACGCCTTCGTCATCATGGTCGGCGCCGGCATCGCCTTCTTCTACCGTTCCTTCACCAGCCGCTATCCGGTGGTCGACCTGAGGGCTTTCGGCAATTTCAACTTCGCCGTCGGGTCGATTTTTTCCTTTTCGCTCGGCATCGGGCTTTATGGCCTCGTCTATCTCTTCCCGCTCTACATGGCGCGCATTCGCGGCTATGACGCCCTCATGATCGGCGAGACGATGTTCGTCACCGGCGCCTTCATGATGGCGACGGCACCCGTCGCCGGCATCCTCCAGAACAAGCTCGATCCACGCGTGATGATGGGGATCGGCCTCGGACTTTTCGCGCTCTGCACCTGGCAGATGACGCATATCACCGCCGAATGGGACTATTGGGAACTGTTCTGGCCGCAGGCCGGACGCGGCGTGGCGCTGATGATCTCGATGATCCCGGTTTCCAATATCGCGCTCGGCACGCTGCCGCCGCAGGACGTCAAGAACGCGTCCGGCCTGTTCAACCTGACGCGGAACCTCGGCGGCGCGGTCGGGCTTGCGATCATCAACACCCTGCTGAGCCGGCGCGACGACTTCCACTACGATCGACTTGCCGCAAGCGTCGATGCTGCAAGCCGGACGACGCAGGAATGGGTCGGCACGCTTCAGGGGCTTTATTCCAGCCATGGCCTTGACGGCGAGAAGGCAGCGCTTCTGCAGCTTGGCCGGATGGTCTCGCAACAGGCCTGGCTGCTCGCCTTCATCGATGTCTTCGTGCTGCTGACCGTGCTGTTTGCCTTCCTGACCCTCTGCATCTTTTTCGTGCGCAAGCCGAAGGAGGGCGCAGGCGGGGGTGCGGGCCACTGA
- a CDS encoding SDR family NAD(P)-dependent oxidoreductase — protein MAQLKDKVAIITGGAGGIGIATAKRMTVEGAKVLLVDLDEDALKDAVAELGHDKAAYAVADVTDPEQTQAYVAAAVEKFGKLDILVANAGIEGVVKPITDYPTEMFDKVMAVNVRGIFLGLKYAMPELKKTKGNVVIMASVAGLGGTPDVSAYITSKHALVGLMRTAALEGARDGIRVNSIHPSPVETRMMRSLEEGFAPGHGGEAKKGFAASIPLQRYAEPDEIADAVVYLASDQAKFVTGVRLPVDGGMTAD, from the coding sequence ATGGCTCAACTCAAAGACAAAGTGGCCATTATCACGGGTGGTGCCGGCGGGATCGGGATTGCCACGGCCAAGCGCATGACCGTCGAAGGCGCCAAGGTGCTGCTGGTGGACCTTGATGAGGATGCGCTGAAGGATGCGGTTGCGGAACTCGGCCATGACAAGGCGGCCTATGCCGTGGCGGACGTTACCGATCCCGAGCAGACGCAGGCTTATGTCGCGGCCGCGGTCGAAAAGTTCGGCAAGCTCGACATTCTTGTCGCGAATGCCGGCATTGAGGGCGTCGTGAAGCCCATCACCGATTACCCGACAGAGATGTTCGACAAGGTGATGGCGGTCAATGTCCGCGGCATCTTTCTCGGCCTTAAATATGCCATGCCGGAACTGAAGAAAACCAAGGGCAATGTGGTGATCATGGCCTCGGTGGCAGGCCTTGGTGGCACGCCGGATGTCTCGGCCTACATCACCTCGAAACACGCGCTGGTCGGACTGATGCGCACCGCTGCCCTTGAGGGCGCGCGCGATGGCATCAGGGTCAATTCGATCCATCCCTCGCCGGTCGAAACGCGGATGATGCGTTCGCTGGAGGAAGGGTTTGCGCCCGGCCATGGCGGCGAGGCCAAGAAGGGGTTCGCCGCCAGCATTCCGCTGCAGCGCTATGCCGAGCCTGACGAGATCGCCGATGCCGTCGTCTATCTCGCCAGTGATCAGGCCAAATTCGTCACCGGCGTGCGCCTGCCCGTCGATGGCGGCATGACGGCCGACTGA
- a CDS encoding 4-oxalocrotonate tautomerase family protein yields the protein MPFVNIKTPEAALTNAQKAEIGHRVTDMLVEYFTEAARVHTMVLIEEVKDGGYYRADETFVIPEDYRQKE from the coding sequence ATGCCATTTGTGAACATCAAAACCCCGGAAGCGGCGCTGACCAACGCCCAGAAAGCAGAGATCGGCCATCGCGTCACCGACATGCTCGTGGAATATTTTACGGAAGCAGCGCGCGTACACACGATGGTGCTGATTGAGGAGGTGAAGGACGGTGGCTATTACCGCGCCGACGAAACCTTTGTCATCCCCGAGGACTACAGACAGAAGGAATGA
- the lysS gene encoding lysine--tRNA ligase, protein MNKKTEELSSDATEVRAQKLEILREKIGDVYPAHFHRTITNAELAEKYADLPDDTMTEDVVTVAGRVYSMRNSGMFVDLRDASGKIQIFSHKDTTPEEVREMWSLVDLADIVGVTGVVRRTKRGELTINAHEITMLTKALKPMPEKYHGLADIETRYRQRYLDIMSNEDSKLRFIQRSKILSGVRRFLEGEGFMEVETPMLQSIYGGASADPFKTHHNALDMDMYLRIAPELYLKRILVSGLTDKVFEVNRNFRNEGVSTRHNPEFTMMECYWAYADYEDMMGIVERMFETLAVTLHDSTAVKFGEIELNFKGPFKRVPMPDAVKEATGIDFLSIATDEEAREAAEAAGFEIESDWTWGECLAFIFEETLEASLIQPCHVTHFPKDISPFAKEVPGEPRLVERFETYVNGWELGNAFSELNDPLEQRRRMVEQLEQAHARGEMEKKLDDDFLNAMDHGMPPAGGLGIGIDRLIMLLTDGPSIRDVILFPARRHKD, encoded by the coding sequence ATGAACAAGAAGACCGAAGAACTCTCCTCCGACGCCACGGAAGTGCGCGCGCAGAAGCTTGAAATCCTGCGCGAGAAGATCGGCGACGTCTATCCGGCCCATTTCCACCGCACGATCACCAATGCGGAACTGGCGGAAAAATATGCCGACCTTCCCGACGACACGATGACCGAGGATGTCGTTACCGTTGCCGGCCGCGTCTATTCCATGCGCAATTCCGGCATGTTCGTTGACCTGCGCGATGCCTCGGGCAAGATCCAGATCTTTTCCCACAAGGACACGACGCCGGAAGAAGTGCGGGAGATGTGGTCGCTGGTCGACCTCGCCGATATCGTCGGCGTCACCGGCGTCGTCCGCCGCACCAAGCGCGGCGAGCTGACCATCAATGCGCATGAGATCACCATGCTCACCAAGGCATTGAAGCCGATGCCGGAGAAATATCATGGTCTCGCCGACATCGAGACGCGCTATCGCCAGCGCTATCTCGACATCATGAGCAATGAGGATTCGAAGCTGCGCTTCATCCAGCGCTCGAAGATCCTCTCCGGCGTGCGTCGTTTCCTCGAAGGCGAGGGCTTCATGGAAGTCGAGACGCCGATGCTGCAGTCTATCTATGGCGGCGCGTCGGCCGATCCGTTCAAGACCCACCACAACGCGCTCGACATGGACATGTATCTGAGGATCGCGCCGGAGCTCTACCTGAAGCGCATCCTGGTTTCCGGGCTCACCGACAAGGTGTTCGAGGTCAACCGCAACTTCCGCAACGAGGGCGTCTCCACCCGGCACAATCCCGAGTTCACGATGATGGAGTGTTACTGGGCCTATGCCGATTACGAGGACATGATGGGTATTGTCGAGCGCATGTTCGAGACGCTCGCTGTGACGCTCCACGACAGCACGGCGGTGAAGTTTGGCGAGATCGAGCTCAATTTCAAGGGCCCGTTCAAGCGTGTGCCGATGCCCGACGCCGTGAAGGAGGCGACCGGGATCGATTTCCTGTCGATCGCGACCGACGAGGAGGCCCGCGAAGCCGCCGAAGCCGCCGGTTTCGAGATCGAGAGCGACTGGACCTGGGGTGAATGCCTGGCTTTCATCTTCGAGGAGACACTGGAAGCATCGCTGATCCAGCCGTGCCATGTCACGCATTTCCCGAAGGACATTTCGCCCTTCGCCAAGGAAGTTCCGGGCGAGCCGCGTCTGGTCGAACGCTTCGAGACCTATGTCAACGGCTGGGAGCTCGGCAATGCGTTCTCCGAACTCAATGATCCGCTCGAGCAGCGCCGCCGCATGGTCGAGCAGCTCGAGCAGGCCCATGCCCGTGGCGAGATGGAAAAGAAGCTGGACGACGATTTCCTCAACGCCATGGACCACGGCATGCCGCCGGCGGGCGGACTTGGCATCGGCATCGACCGCCTGATCATGCTTCTGACCGACGGCCCCTCGATCCGCGACGTCATCCTCTTCCCGGCCCGCCGCCACAAGGATTGA
- a CDS encoding LysR family transcriptional regulator, with amino-acid sequence MDRLDRMQLFTRIAERGSFSAAANDLGLSRSTATAAIQSLEADLGTRLLQRTTRHVTLTLEGEAFYMRALSILAEVEAAESAFRAEGPIGLLRIDAHPHLTRTFLLPRLSAFLKRYPGLDLHFGQGDRYVDLVREGVDCVIRAGELEDSGLIVRRLGHLDEATCASPAYLAVHGVPETPDDLPGHRAVGFVSSRTGEVMPLELSENGRTRFVKLDCRVTANDSGTALELGRLGFGLVQAPRYHFEEDLKAGRMVEVLPAFPPPPTPLSALYPQNRQTAPRLRVFLDWIGEIFAHTRI; translated from the coding sequence ATGGACAGACTGGATCGCATGCAACTCTTCACCCGCATTGCCGAGCGCGGCAGCTTTTCGGCGGCCGCAAATGACCTCGGCCTTTCGCGATCCACGGCGACGGCGGCCATCCAGTCGCTTGAGGCCGATCTCGGTACAAGGCTTCTGCAACGCACGACGCGGCATGTCACGCTGACGCTGGAGGGTGAGGCCTTCTACATGCGGGCGCTCTCGATCCTTGCCGAGGTCGAGGCGGCGGAATCGGCGTTCCGGGCGGAAGGCCCGATCGGGCTTCTGCGCATCGACGCCCATCCGCACCTGACTCGGACTTTCCTGCTGCCCCGCCTTTCGGCGTTCCTGAAACGCTATCCGGGTCTCGATCTGCATTTCGGCCAGGGGGATCGCTATGTGGACCTGGTGCGCGAGGGGGTTGACTGCGTTATCCGCGCCGGCGAACTGGAAGACAGCGGGTTGATTGTCCGAAGGCTCGGGCATCTCGACGAGGCCACCTGCGCCAGTCCCGCCTATCTCGCTGTCCACGGCGTGCCCGAAACGCCCGACGACCTGCCCGGTCATCGCGCGGTCGGCTTCGTGTCCTCGCGCACGGGCGAGGTGATGCCGCTGGAGCTCTCGGAGAACGGCCGGACGCGCTTCGTGAAACTCGATTGCAGGGTGACGGCGAATGATTCCGGCACGGCGCTCGAACTTGGCCGGCTCGGTTTCGGCCTCGTGCAGGCGCCCCGCTATCATTTCGAGGAAGACCTCAAGGCCGGGCGGATGGTCGAGGTGCTGCCTGCGTTTCCGCCGCCGCCGACCCCCCTTTCGGCGCTTTATCCGCAAAACCGCCAGACGGCGCCGCGACTTCGCGTTTTTCTCGACTGGATTGGCGAGATCTTCGCACATACGAGGATTTAG
- a CDS encoding TetR/AcrR family transcriptional regulator has translation MGRHAAGEDPVKRRQIVEGARQVFMNVGFDAASMNDITRAAGVSKGTIYVYFENKGELFQTIILEAKQRIFEDLRATLNAEGPVDDILKRFSARLATGMTCEETVKAMRIAIGVAERFPELVRAFFGDHPDNLVDTLTAFVVERSRTGELRAEDPRVAAVQLLELSTGHLWKRRLFGLMEAPPSEAEISEMAENAVTLFLSHYSARS, from the coding sequence ATGGGCCGGCATGCGGCGGGCGAAGACCCGGTCAAGCGCCGGCAGATTGTGGAGGGCGCGCGGCAGGTGTTCATGAATGTCGGCTTCGATGCCGCCAGCATGAACGACATCACCCGCGCCGCGGGCGTTTCCAAGGGGACGATCTACGTCTATTTCGAAAACAAGGGCGAGCTGTTCCAGACCATCATTCTCGAGGCCAAGCAGCGGATATTCGAGGATCTCAGGGCGACGCTGAATGCGGAAGGCCCGGTCGACGATATACTGAAGCGCTTCTCCGCGCGCCTCGCCACCGGCATGACCTGCGAGGAAACCGTAAAGGCGATGCGCATCGCCATCGGCGTCGCCGAACGCTTTCCCGAACTTGTGCGCGCCTTTTTTGGCGACCATCCGGACAATCTCGTGGACACGCTGACAGCCTTCGTTGTCGAACGGAGCCGAACAGGCGAGCTTCGGGCCGAAGATCCGCGCGTTGCCGCCGTCCAGCTTCTCGAGCTTTCCACCGGGCATCTCTGGAAACGCCGTCTGTTCGGTCTGATGGAAGCGCCGCCCAGCGAGGCGGAGATTTCGGAGATGGCGGAGAATGCCGTCACCCTGTTCCTGAGCCATTATTCCGCCCGGAGCTGA